A window of the Flavobacterium sangjuense genome harbors these coding sequences:
- the pdxA gene encoding 4-hydroxythreonine-4-phosphate dehydrogenase PdxA yields MKKAENIIVGISIGDLNGIGSEVVLKTFDDSRMLELCTPVIFANVKVMSFIKKTLELETPLHGIDQLDQIVLGKVNVLNIWREGVDLNFGTNDPVVGKYAIKSFVAATKALKENQIDVLVTAPINKYNIQSEEFKFPGHTDYLDKELEGNALMLMVQDNLRVGLLTDHIPVNDVAKHLTEKLIVQKIETIRQTLVQDFGINKPKIAVLALNPHAGDNGVIGKEDDEIVKPVIKKLFEKGTLVFGPFAADGFFGSSQYEKYDAVIAIYHDQGLIPFKTLSFGGGVNYTAGLNKIRTSPDHGTAYEIAGKGIADYNSFKEAVYTAIDIYNSRNQYQEISKNPMKTKEKQL; encoded by the coding sequence ATGAAAAAAGCAGAAAATATAATCGTTGGAATTTCAATCGGAGATTTAAACGGTATTGGAAGCGAAGTAGTTCTTAAGACTTTTGACGACTCAAGAATGTTAGAACTTTGCACGCCTGTAATTTTTGCTAACGTAAAAGTGATGTCTTTTATTAAGAAAACATTAGAATTAGAAACACCACTTCACGGTATTGACCAATTAGATCAAATTGTTTTGGGTAAAGTAAATGTGCTCAATATCTGGCGTGAAGGTGTTGATTTAAATTTTGGGACAAATGATCCTGTTGTCGGGAAATACGCTATCAAATCATTCGTTGCCGCAACAAAAGCCTTGAAAGAAAATCAAATAGATGTGCTGGTCACGGCGCCAATTAATAAATACAACATCCAATCGGAAGAGTTCAAATTTCCGGGACACACCGATTATTTGGACAAAGAGTTAGAAGGAAATGCTTTAATGCTGATGGTTCAGGATAATTTAAGAGTTGGTTTATTAACCGATCATATCCCTGTAAATGATGTGGCAAAACATTTAACCGAAAAACTAATAGTTCAAAAAATTGAAACTATAAGACAAACATTGGTACAGGATTTCGGAATCAATAAACCAAAAATTGCAGTTTTAGCATTGAATCCACATGCCGGAGACAATGGTGTAATTGGGAAAGAAGATGATGAAATAGTAAAACCGGTTATAAAAAAACTATTCGAAAAAGGAACGCTGGTTTTTGGCCCTTTTGCTGCAGATGGTTTTTTTGGCAGCAGCCAATATGAAAAATATGATGCAGTAATTGCAATCTACCACGATCAAGGCTTGATTCCGTTTAAAACATTGTCGTTTGGGGGTGGTGTAAATTATACAGCAGGTCTGAATAAAATCAGAACGTCTCCCGATCACGGAACAGCTTACGAAATTGCCGGAAAAGGAATTGCCGACTATAATTCGTTTAAAGAAGCAGTTTATACTGCTATTGATATCTATAATTCGAGAAATCAATACCAGGAAATAAGCAAAAATCCTATGAAAACAAAGGAAAAGCAGTTATAA
- a CDS encoding riboflavin synthase, with the protein MFTGIIETLGIIKDLKKDNDNLNITVYSTITPELKIDQSVSHNGVCLTVVAINNDEYTVTAIRETIEKTNLADWEIGNLINLERGMKLGDRLDGHIVQGHVDQTGVCKSIEEAGGSWYFTFEYDSTLNNITIEKGSITVNGVSLTVVNSKANEFSVAIIPYTFEHTNFKNVKIGTKINLEFDVVGKYVARLHALNR; encoded by the coding sequence ATGTTTACAGGAATAATCGAAACCCTTGGAATAATAAAAGATTTAAAAAAAGACAATGATAATTTAAACATCACTGTTTACTCTACTATAACACCTGAATTAAAAATAGACCAAAGTGTTTCTCATAATGGTGTTTGCCTCACTGTAGTAGCAATCAACAATGACGAGTATACTGTAACTGCTATTAGAGAAACCATTGAAAAGACAAATTTAGCAGATTGGGAAATAGGCAATTTAATCAATTTAGAGCGCGGAATGAAATTGGGAGACAGGCTAGACGGGCATATCGTTCAAGGGCATGTTGACCAAACCGGGGTTTGTAAATCTATTGAAGAAGCTGGTGGAAGTTGGTATTTTACCTTTGAATACGATAGTACTTTAAACAATATTACCATTGAAAAAGGGTCGATAACTGTAAATGGTGTGAGTCTGACTGTTGTAAATTCTAAAGCGAATGAATTTAGTGTGGCGATTATCCCTTATACTTTTGAACATACGAATTTTAAAAATGTTAAAATTGGCACAAAGATTAATCTTGAGTTCGATGTTGTGGGAAAATACGTTGCTCGATTACATGCGTTAAACCGATAA
- the mce gene encoding methylmalonyl-CoA epimerase: MRKIEHIGIAVNSLETSNLLFEKLFGNPPYKQEEVESEGVKTSFFMNGPNKIELLEATNPESPIAKFLEKKGEGIHHIAFDVENIVEEIERLKKEGFVVLNETPKKGADNKLVAFLHPKGTNGVLIELCQEIS; the protein is encoded by the coding sequence ATGCGTAAAATTGAGCACATCGGAATTGCCGTCAATAGTTTAGAAACTTCCAATTTACTTTTCGAAAAACTATTTGGCAATCCACCATATAAACAGGAAGAAGTTGAAAGCGAAGGCGTAAAAACATCCTTCTTTATGAATGGCCCCAATAAAATAGAATTATTAGAAGCCACAAATCCGGAAAGCCCGATTGCCAAATTCTTAGAAAAGAAAGGAGAAGGAATCCATCATATTGCTTTTGATGTCGAAAATATAGTTGAAGAAATAGAGCGTTTAAAAAAGGAAGGTTTTGTTGTTCTGAATGAAACGCCAAAAAAAGGAGCCGATAATAAGTTGGTTGCTTTTTTACACCCAAAAGGAACAAATGGTGTCCTGATTGAACTTTGTCAAGAAATCAGTTAA
- the rbfA gene encoding 30S ribosome-binding factor RbfA gives METNRQKKIGSVLQKDLVDILQGEVRKNGISNLVISVSKVSVTTDLSIAKVYLSVFPQDKAAELMAAIKTNSPLIKHDLSQRVKLQLRKVPNLSFYIDDSLDYIEKIDNALSGKENPIENRDLLEKRKKF, from the coding sequence ATGGAAACGAATAGACAGAAGAAAATTGGCAGTGTGTTGCAAAAGGATTTAGTAGATATTTTGCAGGGTGAAGTACGCAAAAACGGAATTTCAAATTTGGTTATTTCGGTATCTAAAGTAAGCGTAACTACTGATTTATCTATTGCTAAAGTGTATTTGAGTGTTTTCCCTCAGGATAAAGCAGCCGAGTTAATGGCGGCAATAAAAACCAATTCTCCTTTGATTAAGCATGATTTATCGCAGCGTGTAAAATTACAATTGCGAAAAGTGCCTAATCTTTCTTTTTATATTGACGACTCGTTGGATTATATCGAAAAAATTGACAATGCTTTGTCAGGAAAAGAAAATCCGATTGAAAACCGAGACCTTTTAGAAAAACGCAAGAAATTTTAA
- a CDS encoding ABC transporter permease, producing the protein MNFPLYIAKRYLFSKSKNNAINIITGIASIGIIVGTLALFVVLSVFSGLRDFSLSFSNTIDPDLKINPLKGKTFFISPKQEKEIAAIEGVAYYSKTVEERVLFFFDGKEQVTYLKGVDANYTKINDVSKSLFNGKWLRYNTAEVVVGYGITEKLSLGLFDFNNDFEVYVPRKGKAVIESEAEAFNKSVLIPVGIYAISEDLDSKYVFADLRLAQDLLEYKPNQISGVEIKIKPNANEAEIMEKLNTVFQNKVEVKNRAQLNATLYKMLNTENIAVYLIFTLVIIIALFNLIGALIMMILDKKSNLKTLFNLGSEVKDLKKIFLLQGSLLTIIGGIIGLILGIIIVLIQQHFKLVMITESLAYPVVFTIQNVLIVFGTIVALGFISSWIASSQVTKKLLD; encoded by the coding sequence TTGAACTTCCCGCTATACATAGCCAAAAGATATCTTTTTAGCAAAAGTAAAAACAATGCTATCAATATTATTACAGGCATTGCATCGATAGGAATTATTGTTGGAACTCTCGCTTTGTTTGTTGTCCTTTCGGTTTTTAGCGGCTTGCGCGATTTTAGTTTGTCTTTTTCGAATACTATTGATCCCGATTTAAAAATTAATCCGCTTAAGGGCAAAACTTTTTTTATTTCTCCAAAACAAGAAAAAGAAATCGCAGCTATTGAAGGCGTTGCTTACTATAGTAAAACAGTGGAAGAACGCGTGCTTTTCTTTTTTGACGGAAAAGAACAAGTGACTTATCTAAAAGGTGTCGATGCAAATTACACTAAAATCAATGATGTTTCTAAAAGTCTTTTTAACGGAAAATGGCTTCGGTACAATACTGCCGAAGTAGTTGTTGGTTACGGAATTACAGAAAAATTATCGCTTGGGCTTTTTGATTTTAATAATGATTTTGAGGTTTATGTGCCACGAAAAGGTAAAGCTGTAATTGAAAGTGAAGCTGAAGCTTTTAATAAATCCGTTTTGATTCCGGTTGGAATTTATGCCATAAGTGAGGATTTGGATTCCAAATATGTTTTTGCAGATTTGAGATTGGCTCAGGATTTATTGGAATACAAACCGAACCAAATTTCGGGCGTTGAAATCAAAATAAAACCCAATGCCAACGAAGCCGAAATTATGGAGAAACTTAATACAGTTTTCCAAAATAAAGTAGAAGTAAAAAATAGAGCGCAACTCAATGCTACATTATATAAGATGTTAAATACTGAGAATATTGCCGTCTATCTTATCTTCACGCTGGTCATTATTATTGCGTTATTCAATTTAATTGGCGCGCTAATCATGATGATTTTGGACAAGAAAAGTAATCTGAAAACACTTTTCAATCTGGGTTCCGAAGTCAAAGATTTAAAGAAAATATTCCTGCTTCAGGGAAGTTTGCTGACGATTATTGGCGGAATTATTGGTTTGATTTTGGGAATAATCATCGTGCTGATTCAACAGCATTTCAAATTAGTCATGATTACCGAATCCTTGGCGTATCCGGTGGTTTTCACTATTCAGAATGTGTTGATTGTTTTCGGAACTATAGTCGCGCTTGGTTTTATTTCCAGTTGGATTGCGAGTAGTCAGGTGACTAAAAAGTTGCTGGATTAA
- a CDS encoding lysozyme inhibitor LprI family protein codes for MKFRKFTQIISLFKFAYISITVLCFGFCQSQTIKTLNKIKTDHQSCLDKGDYMLGCSLDYYKKTDSLLNVVYNKIRLKLNTTEKRKFKNEQLGWLKKKDSYFRKVEKNTKNEVGDIIGSDLRMIITDKEADFVFDRVEELIKRL; via the coding sequence ATGAAATTCAGGAAGTTTACGCAGATTATCAGTTTGTTTAAGTTCGCTTACATAAGTATTACTGTTTTGTGTTTTGGTTTTTGCCAATCGCAAACAATTAAAACTTTAAATAAAATAAAAACAGACCATCAAAGTTGCCTTGACAAAGGAGATTACATGTTGGGATGTTCATTAGATTATTATAAAAAAACAGACAGCCTACTTAATGTAGTTTACAATAAAATCAGACTAAAACTTAACACTACTGAGAAAAGAAAGTTCAAAAATGAACAATTAGGTTGGCTTAAAAAGAAAGATTCATATTTTAGAAAAGTTGAAAAAAACACTAAAAATGAAGTAGGTGATATTATAGGTAGTGATTTGAGGATGATTATCACAGATAAAGAGGCAGATTTCGTATTTGATAGGGTAGAAGAATTAATAAAAAGACTTTAA
- the dusB gene encoding tRNA dihydrouridine synthase DusB, whose protein sequence is MPKIGNIELPDFPLLLAPMEDVSDPPFRRLCKLHGADLMYSEFISSEGLIRDAIKSRMKLDIFDYERPVGIQIFGGDEEAMEMSAKIVDAVHPDLVDINFGCPVKKVVCKGAGAGVLKDVDLMVRLTKAVIKGTNLPVTVKTRLGWDESSINIDEVAERLQDIGVQALTVHARTRAQMYKGHSDWSHIQRIKENPRLTMPIFGNGDIDSPEKALEYKNKYGLDGMMIGRAAIGYPWIFNEIKHYFKTGEHLAQPTMADRIEATRNHLTWSMDWKGERVGIVEMRRHYTNYFKGVSNFKEHRLKLVTLESAEALFKALDEIQEVYADYQFV, encoded by the coding sequence ATGCCAAAAATCGGCAACATAGAATTACCTGACTTTCCGCTATTACTTGCGCCTATGGAAGACGTGAGTGATCCGCCATTTCGCAGACTGTGCAAATTGCACGGTGCCGATTTGATGTACTCGGAATTTATCTCTTCGGAAGGGTTGATTCGTGATGCCATAAAAAGCCGAATGAAATTGGATATTTTCGATTACGAAAGACCGGTCGGAATTCAGATTTTTGGTGGTGATGAAGAAGCGATGGAAATGTCGGCCAAAATTGTTGACGCTGTTCACCCAGATTTGGTGGATATTAATTTTGGTTGTCCGGTAAAAAAAGTAGTATGCAAAGGTGCTGGTGCCGGCGTTTTGAAAGATGTTGATTTGATGGTGCGTCTGACCAAAGCCGTGATTAAAGGAACCAATCTTCCGGTAACGGTAAAAACACGTTTGGGCTGGGACGAAAGTTCTATCAATATTGATGAGGTTGCGGAACGTTTGCAAGATATAGGTGTGCAGGCTTTGACAGTTCATGCCAGAACTCGTGCTCAAATGTATAAAGGTCATTCAGATTGGTCGCATATTCAAAGAATCAAAGAAAACCCAAGACTTACCATGCCAATTTTTGGAAATGGCGATATAGATTCTCCCGAAAAAGCATTGGAATACAAAAATAAGTATGGCCTTGACGGTATGATGATTGGTCGTGCTGCGATTGGTTATCCATGGATTTTTAACGAAATCAAACATTACTTCAAAACCGGAGAACATTTGGCACAACCAACAATGGCTGACCGAATCGAAGCGACACGAAATCACTTAACCTGGTCAATGGATTGGAAAGGCGAACGCGTTGGAATTGTAGAAATGCGCCGACATTACACGAATTACTTCAAAGGTGTTTCCAACTTCAAAGAGCACAGATTAAAATTAGTAACGCTCGAATCGGCTGAAGCTTTATTCAAAGCCTTGGATGAAATTCAGGAAGTTTACGCAGATTATCAGTTTGTTTAA
- the lepA gene encoding translation elongation factor 4 — MKHIRNFCIIAHIDHGKSTLADRLLGATQTVTAREEKAQLLDNMDLERERGITIKSHAIQMEYKYKGEDYILNLIDTPGHVDFSYEVSRSIAACEGALLIVDAAQSIQAQTISNLYLALENDLEIIPVLNKVDLPSANPEEVSDDIIDLLGCKLEDIIHASGKTGLGVENILAAIIEKIPAPKGVKDEPLQALIFDSHYNPFRGIEVIFRVKNGEIRKGQKIKFMATGNEYFADEVGTLKLNQVPKDVISTGDVGYLISGIKEAKEVKVGDTLTDAKTPTTNMITGFEDVKPMVFAGIYPVDTEDYEDLRASMEKLQLNDASLVFTPESSAALGFGFRCGFLGMLHLEIIQERLEREYDMTVITTVPNVSYLAYTKKEPEVGFVVNNPSDLPEPSRLDRVEEPFIKATIITKADYVGNVMSLCIEKRGVITNQTYLTTERVELNFDMPLAEIVFDFYDRLKTVSKGYASFDYSPIGMRASKLVKLDVLLNGQSVDALSALIHESNAYNIGKKMCEKLRELIPRQQFDIPIQAAIGAKIIARETIKALRKDVTAKCYGGDISRKRKLLEKQKKGKKRMRLVGNVEIPQEAFMAVLKLND, encoded by the coding sequence ATGAAGCATATTAGAAATTTTTGCATTATTGCACATATTGACCACGGAAAAAGTACGTTGGCTGACCGATTGCTTGGTGCTACACAAACCGTTACCGCTCGTGAAGAGAAAGCCCAATTGCTTGACAATATGGACTTGGAGCGCGAACGTGGTATTACGATTAAGAGTCACGCCATTCAAATGGAATACAAATATAAAGGTGAAGATTATATACTAAACCTTATTGATACTCCGGGACACGTTGATTTCTCGTATGAAGTTTCGCGTTCAATTGCAGCCTGCGAAGGTGCGCTTTTGATTGTTGATGCGGCTCAAAGTATTCAGGCACAAACAATTTCTAACTTGTATTTGGCTTTAGAAAATGACTTGGAAATTATTCCGGTTTTAAATAAGGTTGATTTACCAAGTGCTAATCCGGAAGAAGTTAGCGACGATATTATTGATTTATTAGGTTGTAAACTTGAGGATATTATTCACGCTTCTGGGAAAACCGGTTTGGGTGTAGAAAATATTCTTGCAGCGATAATCGAAAAAATTCCAGCACCGAAAGGTGTAAAAGACGAACCTTTACAAGCTTTGATTTTTGATTCACACTATAATCCGTTTCGTGGAATCGAAGTTATTTTCCGTGTGAAAAACGGAGAAATCAGAAAAGGGCAGAAAATCAAATTCATGGCTACCGGCAACGAATATTTTGCTGATGAAGTTGGAACCTTGAAGTTAAATCAAGTGCCAAAAGATGTGATTTCTACAGGTGATGTTGGGTATTTGATATCCGGAATTAAAGAAGCAAAAGAAGTAAAAGTTGGTGACACTTTAACAGATGCAAAAACGCCAACAACGAATATGATTACGGGATTTGAAGATGTAAAACCAATGGTTTTCGCCGGAATTTATCCTGTTGACACGGAAGATTACGAAGATTTGCGTGCTTCGATGGAGAAACTGCAATTGAATGATGCAAGTTTAGTTTTTACTCCTGAAAGTTCAGCCGCTTTAGGTTTTGGTTTCCGTTGCGGATTCTTAGGAATGCTGCATTTGGAAATCATACAGGAACGTTTGGAGCGCGAATACGATATGACTGTAATTACTACGGTTCCTAACGTTTCGTATTTGGCTTATACCAAAAAAGAACCAGAAGTTGGTTTCGTGGTAAACAATCCATCGGATTTACCGGAACCTTCAAGACTAGACAGAGTTGAAGAGCCGTTTATCAAAGCGACAATCATTACCAAAGCTGATTATGTTGGTAACGTAATGAGTTTATGTATTGAAAAACGTGGAGTTATTACCAATCAAACGTATCTGACTACCGAAAGAGTAGAATTGAATTTTGATATGCCTTTGGCGGAAATTGTATTCGATTTTTATGATAGATTAAAAACCGTTTCTAAAGGATATGCGTCGTTTGACTACTCACCAATTGGTATGCGAGCGTCTAAGTTAGTGAAATTAGATGTTTTATTGAATGGTCAATCTGTCGATGCGCTTTCGGCTTTAATTCACGAAAGTAATGCTTATAACATTGGTAAAAAAATGTGTGAAAAGCTGCGCGAATTAATCCCAAGACAACAATTTGACATTCCGATTCAGGCTGCTATTGGTGCTAAAATCATTGCGCGTGAAACGATAAAAGCGTTGCGAAAAGACGTTACCGCCAAATGTTATGGTGGCGATATTTCGCGTAAGCGTAAACTTCTTGAAAAACAGAAAAAAGGAAAGAAAAGAATGCGTTTGGTAGGAAATGTTGAAATTCCGCAGGAAGCTTTTATGGCGGTATTGAAATTGAATGATTAA